A window of Deltaproteobacteria bacterium contains these coding sequences:
- a CDS encoding AraC family transcriptional regulator ligand-binding domain-containing protein, which translates to MQAIPLVRASSLRPFFEFVTNGGGQLHGLRDRIGPVFREAGGLVPVAYGGLLIEEAARATGLDDLGLRIGRSVVIDGFGEWGALIARSATVGAFLQAALASYRTFNTGYRLWVAARGDEAWLHLAYCRALRAGRAHVLDYSLLTWLAAFRAMLGPTWRPREIHLEGEPPRHAGEIAALATQRLRYRQPTMALGFPRATLARRVEGVRPVPAPAAGEPAPPADFVGSVHRTVSALLQLGAAELHVAAEAAGMSERSFQRRLGAQGLTFSDVLEAARFEAARRMLADPAVRVIDVSTELGYSDSANFTRAFRRWTGVPPRTFRRTAARAPAPASG; encoded by the coding sequence ATGCAGGCGATCCCCCTGGTCCGTGCGAGCAGCCTGCGCCCGTTCTTCGAGTTCGTGACGAACGGCGGGGGCCAGCTCCACGGGCTGCGCGATCGGATCGGCCCGGTCTTCCGCGAGGCCGGCGGGCTCGTCCCGGTCGCCTACGGCGGCCTGCTGATCGAGGAGGCGGCCCGCGCGACCGGGCTCGACGATCTCGGGCTGCGGATCGGCCGCTCCGTGGTCATCGACGGCTTCGGCGAATGGGGCGCGTTGATCGCGCGCTCGGCGACGGTCGGCGCCTTCCTGCAGGCGGCGCTGGCGAGCTACCGGACCTTCAACACCGGCTATCGCCTGTGGGTCGCGGCGCGGGGCGACGAGGCGTGGCTGCACCTCGCCTACTGCAGGGCGCTGCGGGCCGGGCGCGCCCACGTGCTCGACTACAGCCTCCTTACCTGGCTCGCCGCCTTCCGGGCGATGCTCGGGCCCACCTGGAGGCCCCGCGAGATCCACCTCGAAGGCGAGCCGCCGCGGCACGCCGGGGAGATCGCGGCCCTGGCGACGCAGCGTCTCCGCTACCGCCAGCCGACGATGGCGCTCGGGTTCCCGCGCGCCACGCTCGCCCGGCGCGTCGAAGGGGTGCGGCCGGTCCCTGCGCCGGCGGCCGGCGAGCCCGCGCCGCCGGCCGACTTCGTGGGCTCCGTGCACCGGACGGTGTCGGCCCTGCTCCAGCTCGGGGCGGCGGAGCTGCACGTTGCCGCGGAGGCTGCCGGCATGAGCGAGCGCTCCTTCCAGCGCCGGCTCGGTGCGCAGGGGCTGACCTTCAGCGACGTCCTCGAGGCGGCCCGCTTCGAGGCCGCGCGCCGGATGCTGGCCGACCCCGCCGTGAGGGTGATCGACGTCTCCACCGAGCTCGGCTACAGCGACTCGGCGAACTTCACGCGCGCCTTCCGGCGCTGGACCGGCGTCCCGCCCCGGACCTTCCGGCGCACGGCCGCTCGCGCGCCCGCCCCCGCGAGCGGCTGA
- a CDS encoding PqiC family protein codes for MRRRSPCFAAVLAGAALLAACARGPGPQYYRLAAGEAGPVPAARSELGLAVGPNGFPRYLERPEIATRDGAQELVFANDQRWAGSLRDDFSRVLADELGRRLGTSRVALYPSEPRFRVDYRVLVDVLAFEGAPGESVTLRARWLVAGGDGRALLTEESRVEEPVAAPGYPGLVSAHASALSRLAGEIAGGIATLPGAR; via the coding sequence ATGCGACGGCGATCCCCCTGCTTCGCCGCCGTGCTCGCCGGCGCGGCCCTGCTCGCCGCCTGCGCGCGCGGCCCCGGGCCGCAGTACTACCGGCTGGCGGCGGGCGAGGCGGGTCCCGTGCCCGCCGCGCGATCCGAGCTGGGCCTCGCGGTCGGCCCCAACGGGTTCCCGCGCTACCTCGAGCGGCCCGAGATCGCGACCCGTGACGGCGCGCAGGAGCTCGTCTTCGCCAACGACCAGCGCTGGGCCGGCTCGCTGCGCGACGACTTCTCGCGCGTGCTCGCCGACGAGCTCGGCCGGCGGCTCGGCACCTCGCGCGTGGCCCTCTACCCGAGCGAGCCGCGCTTCCGCGTCGACTACCGGGTGCTCGTCGACGTGCTCGCCTTCGAGGGCGCGCCCGGCGAGAGCGTCACCCTGCGCGCGCGCTGGCTCGTCGCCGGAGGCGACGGGCGGGCGCTGCTCACCGAGGAGTCGCGCGTCGAGGAGCCGGTGGCGGCGCCGGGCTACCCGGGCCTCGTGTCGGCGCACGCCAGCGCGCTCTCGCGCCTGGCCGGTGAGATCGCCGGCGGGATCGCGACGCTGCCGGGCGCCCGCTGA
- a CDS encoding MlaD family protein has product MSEREPREGGFEGAAEAVVDTRRRPSIVWLIPLVAALVGAFVAWRTFAERGPAITITLASAEGLEAGKTKVRYKNVEVGLVEEVALAEDLGRVTVRARMVHGAERYLREGTRFWVVKARVSGGQVSGLGTLFSGAYVGMDPVLEGPPARTFQALDVPPVVTSDEPGRSFVLHSYRAGSVDVGSPVYFRRVQVGEVVASELDPSGEFVTVRVFVRAPWDERVRSGTQFWNASGLDVSVGADGVRIDTDSVMSLLIGGIAFDTPADGGSEPAAAETVFPLYENRAATRERMYTVRTRYVLYFHQSVRGLVPGSPVEFRGIRIGQVVDVRLEIDPSGQGFRIPVVIEIEPERIGHLPAPEQRHAAMDALVARGLRAQLGRGNLLTGQLVVSLDTHPDAPPAAIVWQEPYPELPTVPTQLEEITDSLTQLVKRLEKIPFDQIGADLRGALAAAHAALGQAERTMASTQALVGPDSAVNQELRRALVELTEASRSLGLAADQIERDPNSLLFGKGRE; this is encoded by the coding sequence ATGAGCGAGCGCGAACCCCGGGAAGGCGGCTTCGAGGGCGCGGCGGAGGCCGTGGTCGACACGCGGCGGCGTCCCTCGATCGTGTGGCTGATCCCGCTGGTGGCGGCACTGGTGGGCGCCTTCGTCGCCTGGCGCACCTTCGCCGAACGCGGGCCCGCGATCACGATCACGCTCGCGAGCGCCGAGGGACTCGAGGCCGGCAAGACCAAGGTCCGCTACAAGAACGTCGAGGTGGGGCTCGTCGAGGAGGTGGCGCTCGCCGAGGACCTCGGGCGGGTGACCGTGCGCGCGCGCATGGTGCACGGCGCGGAGCGCTACCTGCGCGAGGGGACGCGCTTCTGGGTCGTGAAGGCGCGCGTCTCGGGCGGCCAGGTGTCGGGGCTCGGCACGCTCTTCTCGGGCGCCTACGTCGGCATGGACCCGGTGCTCGAGGGACCCCCGGCCCGCACCTTCCAGGCGCTCGACGTGCCGCCGGTGGTCACCTCCGACGAGCCGGGCCGCTCCTTCGTCCTGCATTCCTATCGCGCCGGCTCCGTGGACGTCGGCTCGCCGGTCTACTTCCGCCGGGTCCAGGTCGGCGAGGTCGTGGCCTCCGAGCTCGACCCGAGCGGCGAGTTCGTGACGGTCCGGGTGTTCGTGCGGGCGCCCTGGGACGAGCGCGTCCGCAGCGGTACGCAGTTCTGGAACGCCAGCGGCCTCGACGTGTCGGTCGGTGCCGACGGCGTGCGCATCGACACCGACTCGGTCATGAGCCTGCTGATCGGCGGCATCGCCTTCGACACGCCGGCGGACGGCGGCTCCGAGCCTGCCGCTGCGGAGACGGTGTTCCCGCTCTACGAGAACCGCGCGGCGACGCGCGAGCGGATGTACACGGTCCGGACCCGCTACGTGCTCTACTTCCACCAGTCGGTGCGGGGTCTGGTGCCCGGCTCGCCGGTCGAGTTCCGCGGGATCCGGATCGGCCAGGTGGTGGACGTCCGGCTGGAGATCGACCCGTCGGGGCAGGGCTTCCGGATCCCGGTCGTGATCGAGATCGAGCCGGAGCGCATCGGCCACCTGCCGGCGCCCGAGCAGCGCCACGCGGCGATGGACGCGCTCGTCGCGCGCGGGCTGCGCGCACAGCTCGGGCGCGGGAACCTCCTGACGGGTCAGCTCGTGGTGTCGCTCGACACGCACCCGGACGCGCCGCCGGCCGCGATCGTCTGGCAGGAGCCCTATCCCGAGCTCCCGACCGTCCCGACGCAGCTCGAGGAGATCACCGACAGCCTGACCCAGCTCGTGAAGCGGCTCGAGAAGATCCCCTTCGACCAGATCGGCGCGGATCTGCGCGGGGCGCTGGCTGCCGCGCACGCCGCCCTCGGCCAGGCCGAACGGACGATGGCCTCGACCCAGGCGCTGGTCGGGCCCGACTCGGCGGTGAACCAGGAGCTGCGCCGCGCGCTCGTCGAGCTGACCGAGGCGTCGCGCTCGCTCGGCCTCGCGGCCGACCAGATCGAGCGCGATCCGAACTCGCTGCTCTTCGGGAAGGGGAGGGAGTGA
- a CDS encoding paraquat-inducible protein A has protein sequence MSGAPRTGRAASCWTCHDCRLLCRVPAGAAHAARCPRCGAPLHARKPGSLERTWALVIAAALCYLPANLLPIMTVTSLGKAQSDTIMSGVVYLLHHGMWPLALVVFVASIFVPILKLVILVFLLVSVRRRSRWRPAERTRLYRVTEAIGRWSMVDIFVVTILVALVRLGALATIEARSGAVFFGAVVVLTMIAAESFDPRLIWDGCEEAEA, from the coding sequence GTGAGCGGCGCGCCGCGCACGGGCCGGGCCGCCTCGTGCTGGACCTGCCACGACTGCCGGCTCCTGTGCCGGGTGCCGGCGGGCGCCGCCCACGCTGCGCGCTGCCCGCGCTGCGGCGCTCCCCTCCACGCGCGCAAGCCGGGTAGCCTCGAGCGCACCTGGGCGCTCGTGATCGCCGCCGCCCTCTGCTACCTGCCCGCGAACCTGCTCCCGATCATGACCGTCACCTCGCTCGGCAAGGCGCAGTCCGACACGATCATGAGCGGCGTGGTCTACCTCCTGCACCACGGGATGTGGCCGCTGGCGCTGGTGGTCTTCGTGGCGAGCATCTTCGTCCCCATCCTGAAGCTCGTGATCCTGGTGTTCCTGCTGGTCTCGGTGCGGCGCCGCTCGCGCTGGCGGCCGGCCGAGCGGACCCGGCTCTATCGCGTCACCGAGGCGATCGGCCGCTGGTCGATGGTGGACATCTTCGTGGTCACGATCCTGGTCGCGCTGGTGCGGCTCGGCGCGCTGGCCACCATCGAGGCGCGTTCGGGCGCGGTGTTCTTCGGAGCGGTGGTCGTGTTGACCATGATCGCCGCCGAGTCCTTCGACCCGCGCCTGATCTGGGACGGCTGCGAGGAGGCCGAGGCATGA
- a CDS encoding paraquat-inducible protein A, giving the protein MLVACHDCDLLHHLGVIAEGATARCRRCGGLLRRRRRNGIERTVALALAAAVLFAVANAFPFLSFDMKGQVTQTTLVTGVLDLWRQDMPEIAALVLATSVLAPLLQISLLLYVLLPVHAGRVPWQMARAFRLLRHVQPWSMMEVFLVGILVAVTKLAGMAEVVPGLSLWAFALLIVVLAGAMSSLDPQEVWERLGVRS; this is encoded by the coding sequence GTGCTGGTCGCCTGCCACGATTGCGATCTCCTGCACCACCTGGGGGTGATCGCCGAAGGGGCGACCGCGCGCTGCCGGCGCTGCGGCGGCCTGCTGCGCCGCCGGCGGCGCAACGGCATCGAGCGCACGGTGGCGCTCGCGCTCGCGGCCGCCGTGCTCTTCGCGGTCGCCAACGCGTTCCCGTTCCTGTCCTTCGACATGAAGGGGCAGGTCACCCAGACCACGCTCGTGACCGGCGTCCTCGACCTCTGGCGCCAGGACATGCCCGAGATCGCGGCGCTCGTCCTCGCCACCTCCGTGCTGGCGCCGCTGCTCCAGATCTCGCTCCTGCTCTACGTGCTGCTCCCGGTCCACGCCGGACGCGTGCCGTGGCAGATGGCGCGCGCCTTCCGGCTGCTGCGGCACGTCCAGCCGTGGAGCATGATGGAGGTGTTCCTGGTCGGGATCCTGGTGGCCGTCACCAAGCTCGCGGGCATGGCCGAGGTGGTGCCGGGGCTCTCGCTGTGGGCGTTTGCGCTGCTGATCGTGGTGCTGGCGGGGGCGATGTCCTCGCTCGACCCGCAGGAGGTCTGGGAGCGGCTCGGGGTGCGCTCGTGA
- a CDS encoding 1-acyl-sn-glycerol-3-phosphate acyltransferase, which translates to MTAPSAIPVHPEADRLYRFARVLIALAMRAFFRRTTLRGAEHVPETGPLILAANHPSSIVDAFSIGLATRRKVHFLARSTMFDSPWRARLLSRLGVIPIHRKLDAAERMGGNPEIFRHCHALLEAGGVIGIFPEGISHVDPQVKEMRTGAIRIGLEAEARRGFALGVRVVPIGLNFARPDVRHRGELTLRVGAPIPLARHAAAYRADPAATVASLTAELRERIEALVVHLDDLGKAPIVKAANELFGPDFVADPLVLPEIGDEATRRIEVEQGIADAIEYYSRFQPAWAQGLELRIGAYLAARERVRVTEDGLRRRVGALPLLRDTLPAAVIGVLGAPLAGFGWLLNALPRRVTGWIAKRVIREPSQLATYELWIGLQAFAVVYAAGVLLLRQVTSFGRLELALAVLLFPLVGYLSSRYFALMAHYAESLRLTSLQALRRGRLEQIRFWRQQLARDQDKMRRFLLGDREAGSED; encoded by the coding sequence ATGACGGCGCCGTCCGCGATCCCGGTCCACCCCGAGGCCGACCGGCTCTACCGCTTCGCGCGGGTGCTGATCGCGCTCGCGATGCGGGCGTTCTTCCGGCGCACGACCCTGCGCGGGGCCGAACACGTACCGGAGACGGGCCCGCTGATCCTCGCGGCGAACCACCCGAGCAGCATCGTCGACGCCTTCTCGATCGGCCTCGCCACACGCCGCAAGGTGCACTTCCTGGCGCGCTCCACGATGTTCGACTCGCCCTGGCGGGCGCGCCTGCTCTCGCGGCTCGGGGTGATCCCGATCCACCGCAAGCTCGACGCTGCCGAGCGCATGGGCGGCAACCCCGAGATCTTCCGCCACTGCCATGCACTGCTCGAAGCCGGCGGCGTGATCGGGATCTTTCCCGAGGGCATCAGCCACGTCGACCCGCAGGTGAAGGAGATGCGCACCGGCGCGATCCGGATCGGCCTCGAGGCGGAGGCGCGGCGCGGCTTCGCGCTCGGCGTGCGCGTCGTCCCGATCGGGCTCAACTTCGCGCGCCCGGACGTGCGCCACCGCGGCGAGCTCACGCTCCGGGTGGGCGCGCCGATCCCCCTCGCCCGCCATGCCGCCGCCTACCGCGCCGACCCGGCCGCCACGGTGGCCTCGCTCACGGCCGAGCTGCGCGAGCGCATCGAGGCGCTGGTGGTCCACCTCGACGACCTCGGGAAGGCGCCGATCGTGAAGGCGGCCAACGAGCTCTTCGGCCCGGACTTCGTCGCCGACCCGCTCGTGCTGCCCGAGATCGGCGACGAGGCCACGCGCCGGATCGAGGTCGAGCAGGGCATCGCCGACGCGATCGAGTACTACTCGCGCTTCCAGCCCGCCTGGGCGCAGGGCCTCGAGCTGCGCATCGGCGCCTACCTGGCCGCGCGCGAGCGGGTGCGCGTCACCGAGGACGGGCTGCGCCGCCGGGTGGGCGCGCTGCCGCTCCTGCGCGACACGCTGCCGGCCGCCGTGATCGGCGTCCTCGGCGCGCCGCTCGCGGGCTTCGGCTGGCTGCTGAACGCGCTGCCCCGCCGCGTCACCGGCTGGATCGCGAAGCGCGTGATCCGCGAGCCGAGCCAGCTCGCCACCTACGAGCTGTGGATCGGACTCCAGGCCTTCGCCGTGGTCTACGCCGCGGGCGTGCTGCTGCTCCGGCAGGTCACGAGCTTCGGGCGGCTCGAGCTGGCGCTCGCGGTGCTGCTGTTCCCGCTCGTCGGCTACCTCTCGAGCCGCTACTTCGCCCTCATGGCGCACTACGCCGAGAGCCTGCGCCTCACCTCGCTCCAGGCGCTGCGCCGCGGCCGCCTCGAGCAGATCCGCTTCTGGCGCCAGCAGCTCGCCCGCGACCAGGACAAGATGCGCCGCTTCCTGCTCGGCGACCGCGAGGCCGGGAGCGAGGACTGA
- a CDS encoding methyltransferase domain-containing protein codes for MHPPDSPRSGPDRRPDFLPAAGADWLLPLYDPLTRLFGTQRQRERLLDAAAIRAGDRVLDLGCGTGALSLQLWRRQRDAHVTGLDPDPKALARARTKAAREGAAIEWRQGFGDALPFPDACFERVLSSLMFHHLPHEGRRSTLAGIARVLVPGGRLLVLDFGPAQGALTHLLLRASHRGDRLADNLEGRIPALMAEAGLAEPHERARMGSPFGSLSIWEASRARDGRSDLSS; via the coding sequence ATGCACCCGCCCGACTCGCCCCGCTCCGGCCCGGACCGCCGACCCGACTTCCTCCCGGCCGCCGGCGCCGACTGGCTGCTGCCGCTCTACGACCCGCTCACCCGCCTGTTCGGCACGCAGCGCCAGCGCGAGCGGCTGCTCGACGCCGCGGCGATCCGCGCGGGTGACCGCGTGCTCGACCTCGGCTGCGGCACCGGCGCGCTGTCGCTCCAGCTCTGGCGGCGCCAGCGCGACGCCCACGTGACCGGGCTCGACCCGGATCCGAAGGCGCTGGCACGCGCCCGGACGAAGGCCGCGCGCGAGGGCGCGGCGATCGAGTGGCGGCAGGGCTTCGGGGACGCGCTTCCCTTCCCCGACGCCTGCTTCGAGCGCGTCCTCTCCTCGCTGATGTTCCACCATCTGCCGCACGAGGGACGCCGATCCACCCTCGCCGGGATCGCGCGCGTCCTCGTCCCCGGCGGCCGGCTCCTCGTGCTCGACTTCGGGCCGGCCCAGGGCGCGCTCACCCACCTGCTCCTGCGCGCCTCCCACCGCGGCGACCGGCTCGCGGACAACCTCGAGGGGCGCATCCCCGCGCTGATGGCGGAGGCAGGCCTCGCGGAGCCGCACGAGCGCGCGCGGATGGGCTCCCCCTTCGGGAGCCTGTCGATCTGGGAGGCGTCCCGGGCCCGGGACGGGCGGAGCGATCTCAGCTCGTGA
- a CDS encoding HupE/UreJ family protein → MRPWRGVALGLLAAAALAHGGPARAHDARPAYLQIQEIAPGRYDLLWRTPVFSGMPLPVALELPDSVRDVSEPRVRALPDSLVERRVVEAAAGGLAGQRIGFVGLQATITDVLVRVQMLDGTHSTTLVRPSRPWVEIDASRGALAVAGAYLVHGVQHILQGFDHLLFVLALVLIVPSRRVLLWTITAFTVAHSITLALATLGVVRVPGPPVEALIALSIALLATELIRSARGEPSLTAERPWLVAFAFGLLHGLGFAGALTQVGLPASDVPLALLCFNVGVELGQLLFLAAVLPIGVAIRAALGPARIVRARSLASYGIGILAAFWFFERLAGFTS, encoded by the coding sequence ATGAGGCCCTGGAGGGGGGTGGCCCTCGGCCTGCTGGCCGCCGCCGCGCTCGCCCACGGAGGGCCGGCGCGCGCGCACGACGCGCGGCCCGCCTACCTGCAGATCCAGGAGATCGCGCCCGGCCGCTACGACCTGCTGTGGCGGACCCCGGTGTTCTCGGGAATGCCGCTCCCGGTGGCGCTCGAGCTTCCCGACTCGGTGCGTGACGTCTCCGAGCCGCGCGTGCGCGCGCTCCCCGACTCGCTCGTCGAGCGCCGGGTCGTCGAAGCGGCCGCCGGCGGGCTCGCCGGGCAGCGCATCGGGTTCGTCGGTCTGCAGGCCACCATCACCGACGTGCTCGTGCGCGTGCAGATGCTCGACGGCACGCACTCGACCACCCTGGTGCGCCCGTCGCGACCCTGGGTCGAGATCGACGCCTCGCGGGGCGCGCTCGCGGTGGCGGGCGCCTATCTCGTGCACGGCGTGCAGCACATCCTGCAGGGCTTCGACCACCTGCTGTTCGTGCTCGCGCTCGTGCTCATCGTGCCGAGCCGCCGCGTGCTCCTGTGGACGATCACCGCGTTCACGGTCGCGCACTCGATCACGCTCGCGCTCGCCACCCTCGGCGTGGTCCGCGTGCCGGGGCCACCGGTCGAGGCCCTGATCGCGCTCTCGATCGCGCTGCTGGCGACCGAGCTGATCCGCTCGGCGCGGGGGGAGCCGAGTCTCACCGCGGAGCGCCCCTGGCTGGTCGCCTTCGCCTTCGGCCTGCTCCACGGCCTGGGCTTCGCCGGTGCGCTCACCCAGGTCGGGCTCCCGGCGAGCGACGTCCCGCTGGCGCTGCTCTGCTTCAACGTCGGCGTCGAGCTCGGCCAGCTCCTCTTCCTCGCGGCCGTCCTCCCGATCGGCGTCGCGATCCGCGCCGCGCTCGGCCCGGCGCGGATCGTCCGGGCACGCTCGCTCGCGAGCTACGGGATCGGCATCCTCGCCGCCTTCTGGTTCTTCGAGCGACTGGCCGGCTTCACGAGCTGA
- a CDS encoding peptidylprolyl isomerase: MLGRLGREPLLHFLLVGGLLFGAYRVLHPAPEGGEAEDRIVVTQDDLRQMSLTWLAQGRPPPTPGEMRSLVEHWVHDEVLYREALALGLDQGDTIVKRRMVQKMAFLADDLSDLREPTRAELEAWFAEHAARFTLPPRASFRQLYFSPDRRGAGARAGAEEALVQLAGGSVDPADATSLGDPFVLQRYYPERTPDQIAKDFGPGFAEALFGQEPGAWRGPIESGFGWHLVFLESLEPARVPDFAEVAEAVETAWVEEQRDAFERQAYETMKARYQIVLPDDLTPAPLVAAGAGGR; this comes from the coding sequence ATGCTCGGGCGTCTCGGGCGCGAGCCGCTGCTCCACTTCCTGCTGGTCGGGGGGCTGCTGTTCGGCGCCTATCGCGTGCTGCACCCGGCGCCGGAGGGCGGCGAGGCGGAGGACCGCATCGTCGTGACGCAGGACGACCTGCGCCAGATGAGCCTCACGTGGCTCGCGCAGGGACGGCCGCCGCCGACGCCCGGCGAGATGCGGAGCCTGGTCGAGCACTGGGTCCACGACGAGGTCCTGTACCGGGAAGCGCTGGCCCTCGGGCTCGACCAGGGCGACACCATCGTGAAGCGCCGCATGGTCCAGAAGATGGCGTTCCTCGCCGACGACCTCTCGGACCTGCGCGAGCCCACGCGCGCCGAGCTCGAGGCCTGGTTCGCCGAGCACGCCGCGCGCTTCACGCTGCCGCCGCGGGCGAGCTTCCGCCAGCTCTACTTCTCGCCCGACCGCCGCGGCGCGGGGGCGCGCGCGGGCGCCGAGGAGGCCCTCGTCCAGCTCGCGGGCGGGAGCGTGGACCCGGCGGACGCCACGTCGCTCGGTGACCCCTTCGTGCTCCAGCGCTACTACCCGGAGCGCACGCCGGACCAGATCGCGAAGGACTTCGGTCCGGGCTTCGCCGAGGCGCTCTTCGGGCAGGAGCCCGGCGCCTGGCGGGGCCCGATCGAGTCGGGCTTCGGCTGGCACCTGGTCTTCCTCGAGTCGCTCGAGCCGGCGCGGGTGCCCGACTTCGCGGAGGTCGCGGAGGCGGTCGAGACGGCGTGGGTCGAGGAGCAGCGCGACGCCTTCGAACGCCAGGCCTACGAGACGATGAAGGCGCGCTACCAGATCGTCCTTCCCGACGACCTCACGCCCGCGCCCCTGGTGGCCGCCGGCGCGGGCGGGCGATGA
- a CDS encoding DUF3604 domain-containing protein, producing MISARVWGGAVAAILAAGPLVASAQEAPERHAYFGESHVHTSWSFDAYIFGNTKTTPADAYKYAKGEPIPHPMGYPVKIETPLDWMGVTDHSEYAGVVQLANDPTSALGKLPIAKKLIVKTPADIQRIYLFLGETMIEQKPIPELVSPEVAGTVWKRNNAMADAANEPGKFTAFCSYEWTSTPDNRNMHRNVFFEDCAKVPELPFSSLESVDPTDLWAWMDGQRKAGNELIAISHNANLSDGHMFPIDVDEKGRPIDAAWAATRDRNERLTEIKQIKGQSETHPLLSPNDEFANYEILNYLLGFPEGRFPTIPGSYVRQGLKDGIAMQQARGYNPYKTGVVGGSDSHDTAVPYRQSNFFGGHGRNDGDIKERMAGHVFAGMDVRFENPAGLTGVWAEENTRASLFDAMWRKETFGTSGPQLKVRFFGGWEYGADATSASDWVGTGYAKGVPMGGDLPPAAAKAPTFLVWALKDPSSGNLDRIQIVKGWSASGQSFEKVYDVVWAGDRKPDAISGKVPAIGSTVDLAKATYTNSIGAVELATTWTDPDFDPSLDAFYYARVLEIPTPRWTTIQAAELGIPPPQEVPATVQERAWSSPIWYTPSAAARKTAKPGTTVADLQKQGATPLDDAALKALVVGKSTWLQNAVTGGRFLANWNVDGQRNLKYANPRVPQPSEVGDVAGDAYLGLSSGYRIAGGKIVTSLGNAPFSLAVYQLGDKYYGARSNEFGYANYEIIPAPSQLGSEVQFQLQ from the coding sequence GGCGGGGCGGTGGCGGCGATCCTGGCCGCGGGACCTCTGGTGGCTTCGGCGCAGGAGGCTCCGGAGCGGCATGCCTACTTCGGCGAGAGCCACGTCCACACGAGCTGGTCGTTCGACGCCTACATCTTCGGCAACACCAAGACCACCCCCGCGGACGCCTACAAGTACGCGAAGGGCGAGCCCATTCCGCATCCGATGGGCTACCCGGTGAAGATCGAGACGCCGCTCGACTGGATGGGCGTCACCGACCACTCCGAGTACGCGGGCGTCGTCCAGCTCGCCAACGACCCGACCTCCGCGCTCGGCAAGCTGCCGATCGCGAAGAAGCTGATCGTCAAGACCCCCGCGGACATCCAGCGCATCTACCTCTTCCTCGGCGAGACCATGATCGAGCAGAAGCCGATCCCGGAGCTGGTCAGCCCGGAGGTCGCGGGCACCGTCTGGAAGCGCAACAACGCGATGGCCGACGCCGCCAACGAGCCGGGCAAGTTCACCGCCTTCTGCTCCTACGAGTGGACCTCGACCCCCGACAACCGGAACATGCACCGCAACGTGTTCTTCGAGGACTGCGCGAAGGTCCCCGAGCTGCCGTTCAGCTCGCTCGAGTCGGTGGATCCGACCGACCTGTGGGCGTGGATGGACGGCCAGCGCAAGGCGGGCAACGAGCTGATCGCGATCTCGCACAACGCGAACCTCTCGGACGGCCACATGTTCCCGATCGACGTGGACGAGAAGGGCCGGCCGATCGACGCCGCCTGGGCGGCGACGCGCGACCGCAACGAGCGGCTCACGGAGATCAAGCAGATCAAGGGGCAGTCGGAGACCCATCCGCTGCTCTCGCCCAACGACGAGTTCGCGAACTACGAGATCCTGAACTACCTGCTCGGCTTCCCGGAGGGCCGCTTCCCGACGATCCCCGGCAGCTACGTGCGCCAGGGCCTGAAGGACGGGATCGCGATGCAGCAGGCGCGCGGCTACAACCCGTACAAGACGGGGGTCGTCGGCGGCTCCGACTCCCACGACACGGCGGTGCCGTACCGGCAGAGCAACTTCTTCGGCGGGCACGGGAGGAACGACGGCGACATCAAGGAGCGCATGGCCGGGCACGTCTTTGCCGGCATGGACGTGCGCTTCGAGAACCCCGCCGGCCTCACGGGGGTCTGGGCCGAGGAGAACACGCGCGCGTCGCTCTTCGACGCCATGTGGCGCAAGGAGACCTTCGGAACCAGCGGCCCGCAGCTCAAGGTCCGCTTCTTCGGCGGCTGGGAGTACGGTGCCGACGCGACCTCCGCGAGCGACTGGGTCGGGACCGGCTACGCGAAGGGCGTCCCGATGGGCGGCGACCTCCCGCCCGCCGCCGCAAAGGCGCCCACGTTCCTGGTGTGGGCGCTGAAGGACCCCAGCTCCGGAAACCTCGACCGCATCCAGATCGTGAAGGGCTGGTCCGCCAGCGGCCAGAGCTTCGAGAAGGTGTACGACGTCGTCTGGGCGGGCGACCGCAAGCCCGACGCGATCAGCGGCAAGGTCCCCGCGATCGGCAGCACGGTCGACCTCGCGAAGGCGACCTACACCAACTCGATCGGCGCGGTGGAGCTCGCGACGACCTGGACGGACCCCGACTTCGATCCGTCGCTCGACGCCTTCTACTACGCGCGCGTGCTCGAGATCCCGACCCCGCGCTGGACCACGATCCAGGCTGCCGAGCTCGGCATCCCGCCGCCGCAGGAGGTGCCGGCGACGGTGCAGGAGCGCGCCTGGTCGTCGCCGATCTGGTACACGCCGAGCGCCGCGGCGCGCAAGACGGCGAAGCCGGGGACCACCGTTGCGGACCTCCAGAAGCAGGGCGCGACGCCGCTCGACGACGCGGCCCTGAAGGCCTTGGTCGTCGGCAAGTCCACCTGGCTCCAGAACGCCGTCACGGGCGGGCGCTTCCTGGCCAACTGGAACGTGGACGGGCAGCGCAACCTCAAGTACGCGAACCCCCGGGTCCCGCAGCCGAGCGAGGTCGGCGACGTGGCGGGCGACGCCTACCTCGGGCTCTCGTCCGGCTACCGGATCGCGGGCGGGAAGATCGTGACGAGCCTCGGCAATGCGCCGTTCTCGCTGGCGGTCTACCAGCTCGGCGACAAGTACTACGGCGCGCGCAGCAACGAGTTCGGCTACGCCAACTACGAGATCATCCCGGCGCCGAGCCAGCTGGGCAGCGAAGTCCAGTTCCAGCTCCAGTAG